In Gemmatimonadales bacterium, the following proteins share a genomic window:
- a CDS encoding TolC family protein yields MDAPTARWIDRMGRTLARRFPRGLAGTTILLLSSCVGTPRVAGVPAASPAPQVPWTPPTAITRPIHPADTAARAALPAGLAARITRLTLAEIVDLGLSNNAATRLAWANAQTAAATYGSERGAWLPTLDADVSASRIKTVATSGRISVEQSVLTPSLTLSYLLLDFGGRTGRIEGARQRLYSAGFTHNATIQSVVLQIEVAYFQYLASRSLLGAQRTSLEEAQANLAAAEERRRVGVATIADVLQARTAASQAQLNLQTTEGDLQTARGALALSLGLPANLPYDVDSTAAAVPVAALTDSVNALIATALQGRPDLAAARAEAEAARAGISESRANLLPSLNLSATGGRTYAGSIPNGANSYNVSLGLSIPLFNGFSRQYDVRAARFQAEAASAQTESLRQQVVYQVFSSYYALQTATRRVRTAEDLVASAQQSNEVALGRYKGGVGSVLDLLQAQTALAGARAQHVDARLAWSVALAQLAHDSGVLDPRGGNPLRLTTDTTGREPR; encoded by the coding sequence ATGGACGCACCGACCGCTCGGTGGATCGATCGGATGGGCCGCACGCTCGCGCGCCGCTTCCCGCGAGGCTTGGCGGGCACGACCATCCTGCTGCTGTCCAGCTGTGTGGGCACCCCGCGCGTGGCGGGGGTGCCCGCCGCCTCCCCGGCACCGCAGGTGCCCTGGACTCCGCCCACCGCGATTACCCGTCCCATCCACCCGGCGGACACCGCTGCCCGTGCCGCGCTGCCCGCGGGGCTGGCCGCTCGAATCACCAGGCTCACGCTGGCCGAAATCGTGGACCTGGGACTCAGCAACAACGCGGCGACCCGCCTCGCCTGGGCCAACGCCCAGACGGCTGCCGCCACCTACGGCTCGGAGCGGGGAGCGTGGCTGCCCACACTCGATGCGGACGTGAGCGCTTCCCGGATCAAGACCGTCGCCACCTCGGGCCGGATCTCGGTGGAGCAGTCGGTCCTGACGCCGAGTCTCACGCTGTCCTACCTGCTGCTCGATTTCGGCGGGCGCACCGGCCGGATCGAAGGCGCGCGGCAGCGGCTCTACTCCGCGGGATTCACCCACAACGCGACCATTCAATCGGTGGTGCTGCAGATCGAGGTCGCCTATTTCCAGTATCTGGCCAGCCGCTCCCTGCTGGGTGCGCAGCGGACCTCGCTGGAGGAAGCCCAGGCCAATCTCGCGGCCGCGGAGGAGCGGCGCCGGGTGGGTGTGGCCACCATCGCGGACGTGCTCCAGGCGCGGACGGCTGCGAGCCAGGCGCAGCTCAACCTGCAGACCACCGAGGGAGACCTGCAGACCGCTCGCGGCGCCCTCGCGCTCTCGCTGGGCCTCCCCGCCAACCTGCCGTACGACGTCGATTCGACCGCGGCGGCGGTGCCGGTGGCAGCGCTGACCGACAGCGTGAACGCGCTCATCGCGACAGCCTTGCAGGGCCGCCCCGACCTCGCCGCGGCCCGGGCGGAGGCCGAGGCAGCCCGGGCGGGCATCTCGGAAAGCCGGGCCAACCTGCTCCCTTCACTCAACCTGTCGGCGACCGGGGGCCGGACCTACGCCGGCAGCATTCCCAACGGCGCCAACAGCTACAACGTGAGCCTGGGGCTCAGCATCCCGCTGTTCAACGGGTTCTCCCGGCAATACGACGTCCGTGCCGCCCGGTTCCAGGCCGAAGCCGCGTCGGCGCAGACCGAGTCGCTTCGCCAGCAGGTGGTCTATCAGGTCTTCAGCTCCTACTACGCGCTGCAGACCGCCACCCGCCGGGTTCGCACCGCCGAGGACCTGGTGGCCAGCGCGCAGCAGTCCAATGAGGTCGCACTGGGGCGCTACAAGGGAGGCGTGGGAAGCGTGCTCGACCTGCTCCAGGCGCAGACGGCGCTGGCCGGCGCGCGAGCCCAGCATGTCGACGCCCGGCTGGCCTGGAGTGTGGCACTCGCCCAGCTGGCGCACGATTCCGG
- a CDS encoding DUF1499 domain-containing protein, with protein MRLRWAAPALAGVALLLLLLAGPAVRLRLWDFGTGFSLLRWSAYIGLAAVAAALVSLLTRTGRRSVLLQAAALIVGGGVAYVPWHWLQQARRVPPIHDITTDLEHPPEFVAVLPLRAGAPNPAAYGGPEVAAAQRKGYPDLHPLLVHLAPGPAFVRALATARAMGWELVAADSTAHRIEATATTPWFGFKDDVVIRIEPDPAGSRVDVRSVSRVGGSDVGTNARRIRAYLARLAAPASG; from the coding sequence ATGCGGCTCCGATGGGCGGCCCCGGCGCTGGCGGGCGTGGCCTTGCTCCTGCTGCTGCTCGCCGGGCCGGCCGTGCGCCTCCGGCTCTGGGACTTCGGAACCGGTTTCAGCCTGCTCCGCTGGTCGGCCTACATCGGACTCGCCGCAGTAGCCGCGGCGCTGGTGAGCCTGCTGACCCGGACGGGTCGGCGGTCCGTCCTGCTTCAGGCAGCGGCACTGATCGTCGGTGGCGGCGTGGCTTACGTGCCGTGGCACTGGCTCCAGCAAGCGCGCCGGGTGCCGCCCATCCACGACATCACCACCGACCTGGAGCATCCGCCGGAGTTCGTGGCGGTTCTGCCGCTGCGGGCCGGCGCCCCGAATCCCGCCGCTTACGGCGGTCCCGAGGTCGCGGCGGCTCAGCGCAAAGGGTATCCCGATCTCCATCCCCTGCTGGTACACCTCGCCCCCGGTCCCGCGTTTGTCCGAGCCCTCGCCACCGCACGGGCGATGGGGTGGGAGCTGGTGGCTGCGGACTCGACCGCGCACCGCATCGAGGCTACCGCTACGACCCCCTGGTTCGGCTTCAAGGACGACGTCGTGATTCGGATCGAGCCGGATCCGGCCGGGAGCAGAGTGGACGTGCGGTCGGTCTCGCGGGTTGGAGGAAGCGACGTCGGCACCAATGCCCGGCGGATCCGGGCGTATCTGGCACGGCTCGCCGCCCCTGCCAGCGGGTGA
- a CDS encoding putative metal-dependent hydrolase has protein sequence MPDLRYPIGRFKFETLTERGRAECVARIAGAPGRMRAAVVGLSDDQLDTPYRPGGWTVRQVVHHVPDSHLNAYTRMRLALTEPAPTIKPYEEARWAELPDARTAPIEISLALLEALHARWHLLLRQLTPTDGARTFRHPEHGRDFTVDEVIAMYAWHGEHHAAHITSLRGRMGW, from the coding sequence ATGCCCGATCTACGATACCCCATCGGCCGGTTCAAGTTCGAGACCCTGACCGAGCGCGGGCGAGCGGAGTGTGTAGCCCGGATCGCGGGGGCACCTGGGCGGATGCGCGCGGCCGTTGTGGGGCTCAGCGACGACCAGCTCGACACGCCGTATCGTCCCGGCGGGTGGACCGTCCGGCAGGTGGTCCACCATGTCCCCGACAGTCACCTCAACGCCTATACCCGGATGCGCCTGGCGCTCACCGAGCCGGCGCCGACCATCAAGCCCTACGAGGAGGCGCGCTGGGCCGAGCTGCCCGACGCCCGGACCGCCCCGATCGAGATCTCGCTGGCGTTGCTGGAGGCGCTGCATGCGCGCTGGCATCTCCTGCTCAGACAGTTGACGCCAACCGACGGGGCGCGAACCTTTCGGCATCCCGAGCACGGCCGGGATTTCACTGTCGACGAGGTGATCGCGATGTACGCCTGGCATGGTGAGCACCACGCCGCGCACATCACCTCGTTGCGCGGCCGCATGGGTTGGTGA
- a CDS encoding aminotransferase class V-fold PLP-dependent enzyme, which yields MPEPGTPLEMSSEEFRRAGRELVDRIADFLGSLPERPLTLGETPTEIRALLGRRPVPRKGSEPAALLRETADLLFGHSLFSGHSRFMGYITSSAAPIGALADLLAAAINPNVGGWELSPIASEIEAESVRWIAELVGYPSDCGGLLVSGGNMANFGCFLAGRRAMLGEEVRRAGLAGADAARARVYVSQGTHTWIQKAADLFGLGTDAVRWIPTDARQRMLLAPLREQIRQDIAAGDRPIMVVGAAGTVSTGAIDPLRELAAICREHGLWFHVDGAYGAPAAVLSDAPDDLRALSLADSLAVDPHKWLYAPLEAGCVLVREAHRLSDAYSYSPAYYRFDTEGEEPPINYHELGLQNSRGFRALKVWLGIRQAGRDGLAQMIGHDCRMAEALYRGAEAHPELEAVTLGLSIATFRYVPADLAPGTPSVQAYLNALNEALLARLKRSGDLFVTNAVLDGTFLLRACIVNFRTSEADVSAIPEIVARAGRTLDAELRPHALQPA from the coding sequence ATGCCGGAGCCTGGCACGCCGCTGGAGATGTCATCCGAGGAGTTCCGCCGGGCCGGGCGCGAGCTGGTCGACCGGATCGCCGACTTTCTCGGCTCCTTGCCGGAGCGCCCGCTCACCCTGGGCGAGACCCCGACGGAGATCCGTGCGCTGCTGGGCCGGAGGCCGGTTCCCCGGAAGGGCAGCGAGCCCGCGGCACTCCTGCGGGAGACGGCGGACCTCCTGTTCGGCCACTCGCTGTTCAGCGGCCATTCCCGGTTCATGGGGTACATCACCTCGTCCGCCGCGCCGATCGGGGCGCTGGCTGACCTGCTCGCCGCCGCCATCAACCCCAACGTCGGCGGCTGGGAGCTCTCGCCCATTGCCTCGGAGATCGAGGCCGAGTCGGTGCGCTGGATCGCCGAGCTGGTGGGGTATCCCAGTGACTGCGGTGGCCTGCTGGTGAGCGGGGGCAACATGGCCAACTTCGGCTGCTTCCTGGCCGGACGCCGGGCCATGCTGGGTGAGGAGGTGCGGCGGGCCGGCCTGGCCGGCGCCGACGCCGCCCGGGCCCGGGTCTACGTCTCCCAGGGCACCCACACCTGGATTCAGAAGGCCGCGGACCTCTTCGGGCTCGGCACCGACGCGGTCCGGTGGATCCCCACGGACGCGCGGCAGCGCATGCTGCTCGCTCCGCTCCGGGAGCAGATCCGGCAGGACATCGCCGCCGGCGACCGGCCGATCATGGTGGTGGGCGCCGCCGGCACGGTGAGCACCGGCGCCATCGATCCGCTCCGCGAGCTGGCGGCCATCTGCCGGGAGCACGGCCTCTGGTTCCACGTGGACGGCGCCTACGGGGCGCCGGCGGCAGTGCTCTCCGATGCACCGGACGACCTCAGGGCGCTCTCCCTCGCCGACTCCCTGGCGGTCGATCCCCACAAGTGGCTCTACGCGCCGCTCGAGGCCGGATGCGTCCTGGTGCGGGAGGCCCACCGCCTGAGTGACGCGTATTCCTACTCGCCCGCCTACTACCGTTTCGACACCGAAGGCGAGGAGCCGCCGATCAATTATCACGAGCTCGGCCTGCAGAACTCGCGTGGATTCCGGGCGCTCAAGGTCTGGCTCGGAATCCGCCAGGCCGGACGGGACGGCCTTGCCCAGATGATCGGGCACGACTGCCGGATGGCGGAGGCACTGTACCGCGGCGCCGAAGCCCATCCGGAGCTCGAGGCGGTGACCCTCGGCCTCAGCATTGCGACCTTCCGCTACGTGCCGGCCGACCTCGCGCCGGGGACCCCGTCCGTCCAGGCGTACCTCAACGCCCTGAACGAAGCGCTGCTCGCCCGGCTCAAGCGGTCGGGCGACCTCTTCGTCACCAACGCGGTGCTGGACGGGACCTTCCTGCTCCGGGCCTGCATCGTCAACTTCCGGACGTCCGAGGCCGACGTGAGCGCGATCCCTGAGATCGTGGCCCGAGCCGGGCGGACACTCGATGCCGAGCTGCGGCCCCACGCGCTGCAGCCCGCGTGA
- a CDS encoding DMT family protein yields the protein MCSNVFMTFAWYAHLKNLADRPWYIAAAVSWGIALFEYLLQVPANRIGYTSLSLAQLKIMQEVITLAVFVPFAVIYMRQTLKLDYLWAALCIVGAVYFIFRSPATP from the coding sequence GTGTGCTCCAACGTCTTCATGACGTTCGCCTGGTACGCCCATCTGAAGAATCTGGCGGACCGGCCGTGGTACATCGCCGCCGCCGTGAGCTGGGGTATCGCGCTCTTCGAGTATCTGCTTCAGGTCCCGGCCAACCGCATCGGATACACCTCGCTCTCGCTGGCGCAGCTCAAGATCATGCAGGAAGTGATCACCCTGGCCGTGTTCGTCCCGTTCGCCGTGATCTACATGCGCCAGACCCTCAAGCTGGACTATCTCTGGGCCGCGCTCTGCATCGTGGGCGCGGTCTATTTCATCTTCCGCTCGCCGGCCACGCCCTGA